In the genome of Syntrophorhabdaceae bacterium, the window CCTTCTCCTGCCCACCTATCACCCCTCGTTCCTCCTGCGTAACAACGAAAAAATAAAAGAGGCATGGGAAGACATGGAGAGGCTCAGGCAGTTGCTCCATTAACGGACGGTCTCGGAGGCTGCCCTAACTTCGCGTCGGAGAGAGATCACAAATTGAATTATGCAGGCTGAAAGGATAGACCAGACTACCCGCTCTTTTTTGCCGCCCGCAGTTTTTCGAGGAATTCCGCGGCTTTTTGAAATCCAAGGGAAGCGGAGATCCCGAGGTTTTCGAATGCCTCTGCCTCATTTCCCGATTCCAGATGGACATTTCCGAGATAATAGTAGGCCTCGGCAAACTCCGGATTCAACTCGAGGGCTTTCTTGAAGTCTTTCGTAGCCTCCTTGAGAGTCCCCATCCTGGCATGGAGGGAGCCCCGTGCGCAAAAAATTTCGGGGTTTTCGAAGCCCAAAGCTATTGCGGTCGAGTAGTCGCTCATTGCCTTCTCCAAATCGAGGACCCGGTAAAAAGCAGTGCCCCGATTATAATAGGCCCGGGAAAATTTTGAATCGAGATTGATGGCGCTCGTGAAATTCCCGATTGCCTCGGAATACCTGTTCAGGCCCATGAGCGCAAGTCCCCGGTTATGATAAAGCCCTATGTCGTCCGGAGTGAGCTCCAGGGCCTTCCCGTAATCGTCGACTGCCCCCTCGGGATTTTGAAGGACGAGCTTTGCGTTGCCCCGGATCACATATGCCTTTGCCTCGCCGGGAATGAGCTCCAGCGCACTGGTGCAATCTTCTATGACTCTTTCATACTCGCCCATCAGATAGAGGGTAACCGCCCTGTTTATATATATTTCGCTGTCTTTTCCATTTAAGAGAAGGGCTTCATCGAAATCTTTCAATGCTTCGGGCAGATTGCCCATGGCTGCATGGGCATTACCGCGATTATAATATATTACCCCTTTCTTAGGTTCCAGCTCTATGGCGGAAGTATATGCCTCGATTGCTTCATTGAGCCTTGCTGACTGAAAAAACAGATTTCCCTTTTCGAACCACTCTTGAGCTGTCATCTATTTTCCTCTCACGTAATAAGGAACGTGCCGGCAAAACAGATATTGCGAAAAATATCGGAGTTGCCGCATGTCGATCTTTTTTTGCCCGGCAAAATCGGCGTGAAAGTCCGGTGATTTCTGATTTCGTCAGGAAGGACCGGGGCCGTACCGGAACAGGGGTCCATTATATCATATAAGAGGCTCTTTTACCACGTTCTGAAACAGCCTGGAAACGCAATTGGGAGAACTATCGGAGGGGTAAGGTTTTGCAGGCAAACCCGTGTTATTAATTCACTTGACAAACCCCTTGCACCCATGGAAATATTTAGGCAAAGTAAGACAATCTGGTTGAGAAGATAACCGACTCCTGCGCCGGAAAAGCAGGAAATGCGGTTTTAATCACCGGAGCCGAGAGCGCGGTAGCCGTTGAAAGGCACGACGATCAAGGTGCTTCAACCTGTACTGTATACATCGTAAGCGTACACCGGGGCGTGAGAGGCACACTCAAAGCGTCGGAATCGCCGGGTTCCGTATAAGATCCGGGATGATCCAGCCGGTTTCGCCTTGCGACGAGGGAATCACAATAATATTAGTGCAAGGAGGGTTG includes:
- a CDS encoding tetratricopeptide repeat protein is translated as MTAQEWFEKGNLFFQSARLNEAIEAYTSAIELEPKKGVIYYNRGNAHAAMGNLPEALKDFDEALLLNGKDSEIYINRAVTLYLMGEYERVIEDCTSALELIPGEAKAYVIRGNAKLVLQNPEGAVDDYGKALELTPDDIGLYHNRGLALMGLNRYSEAIGNFTSAINLDSKFSRAYYNRGTAFYRVLDLEKAMSDYSTAIALGFENPEIFCARGSLHARMGTLKEATKDFKKALELNPEFAEAYYYLGNVHLESGNEAEAFENLGISASLGFQKAAEFLEKLRAAKKSG